The following are encoded in a window of Spea bombifrons isolate aSpeBom1 chromosome 2, aSpeBom1.2.pri, whole genome shotgun sequence genomic DNA:
- the ATP5PB gene encoding ATP synthase F(0) complex subunit B1, mitochondrial: protein MLSRVALASASALRNSAPLSVGLLNTSRSFHTGKPALAPVPPLPEKAGKVRYGLIPEEFFQFLYPKTGVTGPYMLGSGLLVYLLSKEIYVINHESFAAACIGIVIVYSIKKFGPQVAEFADQLNNEKIAKAQEVKDIALKNLEQAIEEEKKEQWRVEGRHYLFDAKRNHVNMILEANYRERLLNVYNDVKKRLDYQVALQHLQRRKEQDHMINWIEKNVVQSITPQQQKESITKCISDLKLLSKNAQARV from the exons ATGTTGTCCAGAGTAGCTCTCGCTTCGG CCTCTGCTCTGAGGAACTCTGCACCCCTCAGTGTTGG CCTTTTGAACACAAGTAGGTCTTTTCACACTGGGAAGCCTGCCCTCGCTCCTGTTCCTCCCCTTCCTGAGAAAGCAGGGAAGGTTCGCTATGGCCTGATCCCTGAAGAATTCTTCCAGTTCCTGTACCCCAAGACTGGAGTCACAG gtcCCTACATGTTGGGTTCCGGACTTCTTGTTTATCTTCTGTCCAAGGAAATCTATGTCATAAATCATGAAAGCTTTGCAGCAGCCTGTATTGGAATAGTCATTGTCTACAGCATCAAGAAATTTGGACCTCAAGTGGCAGAATTTGCTGACCAGCTAAACAAC GAGAAAATTGCCAAGGCTCAGGAAGTTAAGGACATTGCCTTAAAGAACCTGGAACAGGCAATTgaggaagagaagaaagaacAGTGGAGGGTTGAGGGCAGACACTACCTTTTCGATGCCAAAAGG AACCACGTGAACATGATTCTGGAAGCTAACTATAGAGAGCGGTTGTTGAATGTCTACAATGACGTCAAGAAGCGTCTAGACTACCAGGTGGCCCTGCAGCACCTGCAACGTCGCAAGGAACAGGATCATATGATCAACTGGATTGAGAAGAATGTGGTACAGAGCATTACTCCCCAGCAG